From the genome of Emys orbicularis isolate rEmyOrb1 chromosome 17, rEmyOrb1.hap1, whole genome shotgun sequence, one region includes:
- the LOC135890675 gene encoding F-box only protein 39-like, with amino-acid sequence MEDDSEPEQSCWAYLPDVCLSNMFWWLDDRDRSRAALVCKKWNQAMYSGSLWRTRTITFSGRPSRSNTSEFESALWYVKRFGKYLEHLEIKFLNPYNAVLTRKFQVTMRGLLSRLGKCNSRLVSLTIQHLELDRLVWKNGIRTQFIKNVSTFLKRMSKHLDYLNLKGARVTLEEGCELLSSLSYLKNKSFASEINIEDFFSHHLSIYSSPLFHQTMATFRNLVILTLNYNCISDDLLDILCEHNAHSLWTINIKCHIHDPHGQVVWGMSWANLAKRAPKLKVNFFFERVMKHNSLARILLAEIPLRSISLRSCYFSDPDWSMRPTLTNLLPAYKHILQKLTLEFNNDHELLDEELLQLVLSCERLFFLKVWAFLSVAFVERLLQNRAEGKCVLCTIKVRIYTTRHETSEEDRLLRDIYKKFRNLIDSELNYFVIAYPMV; translated from the exons ATGGAGGATGACAGTGAACCGGAGCAGAGTTGCTGGGCCTATTTGCCTGACGTCTGCCTGAGCAACATGTTCTGGTGGCTAGATGACAGGGACAGATCTCGGGCTGCTTTAGTCTGTAAAAAATGGAATCAAGCCATGTACTCAGGCTCTCTCTGGAGAACCAGAACAATCACCTTCAGTGGGCGGCCGTCCAGGTCAAACACATCCGAGTTTGAATCTGCTCTGTGGTACGTCAAGAGATTCGGCAAGTATTTGGAACACCTAGAGATCAAGTTCCTGAACCCTTACAATGCTGTGTTGACCCGAAAATTTCAAGTGACTATGAGGGGGCTTCTCTCGCGCTTGGGCAAATGTAACAGCCGCCTGGTATCCCTGACTATTCAGCATCTGGAGTTGGACCGATTGGTCTGGAAAAATGGGATCAGGACTCAGTTTATCAAGAACGTAAGTACTTTCCTGAAAAGAATGAGCAAGCACCTTGATTATCTCAACCTGAAAGGAGCAAGAGTGACGCTGGAAGAAGGCTGTGAGCTTTTGAGCTCTTTGAGCTacttgaaaaacaaaagttttgcctCCGAAATCAACATAGAAGACTTCTTTAGCCACCATCTTTCCATCTACAGCAGCCCCTTGTTCCACCAGACTATGGCCACGTTCCGCAACCTGGTCATCCTGACTCTCAATTACAACTGCATCTCGGATGacttgctggacatcctgtgcgAGCACAACGCCCATTCTCTCTGGACTATAAACATCAAGTGCCACATCCATGACCCTCACGGGCAGGTGGTTTGGGGGATGTCCTGGGCCAACCTAGCCAAGAGAGCACCCAAACTGAAAGTGAACTTCTTCTTTGAAAGAGTCATGAAGCACAACAGTCTAGCCAGGATACTTTTAGCAGAGATCCCACTCAGGAGCATCAGTCTACGGAGCTGCTATTTCAGTGACCCGGATTGGTCGATGAGGCCGACCCTCACCAATCTCTTACCAGCCTACAAGCACATTCTGCAG AAATTAACGCTAGAATTCAACAATGACCATGAATTGCTGGatgaggagctgctgcagcttgtGTTATCGTGCGAGAGGCTGTTCTTCCTCAAAGTCTGGGCCTTCCTCAGTGTGGCATTTGTGGAGAGGCTGCTGCAAAATCGGGCAGAAGGGAAATGTGTCTTGTGTACCATAAAG GTGAGGATTTACACAACCAGGCATGAGACTAGCGAAGAGGACCGACTGCTGCGAGACATTTACAAGAAGTTCAGAAACCTGATCGACTCAGAGCTTAATTATTTTGTCATCGCCTACCCAATGGTGTGA
- the TEKT1 gene encoding tektin-1 has translation MAKLLQAPPKFLPPEWHIANKTQYASAESQRSRSERLVAESQRLVDEIEKTTQKTQSDVNKKIEQRLDEIKFWKQELDDKLEQIVNETEVLLTFKTRLEKALESCEEPLFIAQECLLNRQRRVGIDLVHDEVERELIKEVEVLQGVMALLERTLEQTNEQIRLNRSAKYNLEMDLKDKFTALTIDNYCSNLTNNTPDIRYARNVVKVEGNSVSPEDWVDFSNVNVEKADKQRNNSLALRALIDRILSQTASDMRKQCETVNVAFKNRVKETKDAKNKLEIHLAKVMDEITSQEKNIAALKKAIIDKEGPAKVAHTRLETRTHRPNVELCRDMVQYRLINEVQEITNNIQRLKDTLAQAEVELKGLSRRQLSLEEEIQVKENTLYIDEVLCMQMRESISINNF, from the exons ATGGCCAAACTGTTGCAAGCTCCACCCAAGTTCCTCCCCCCAGAGTGGCATATTGCAAACAAGACACAGTATGCCAGTGCGGAGAGTCAGAGATCCAGGTCAGAGCGACTTGTAGCTGAGAGCCAGAGGCTGGTGGATGAAATCGAAAAAACAACTCAGAAAACCCAAAGTGACGTTAACAAGAAAATAG AACAGAGACTTGATGAAATAAAATTCTGGAAGCAAGAATTAGACGACAAACTAGAACAGATTGTTAATGAGACAGAGGTGCTGTTGACTTTTAAGACAAGGCTAGAGAAAGCATTGGAGAGCTGTGAAGAGCCACTATTCATCGCTCAAGAGTGTCTCTTGAACAG GCAGAGGCGAGTTGGGATTGACTTGGTCCATGACGAAGTGGAGCGGGAACTGATAAAGGAAGTTGAAGTGCTCCAAGGGGTTATGGCTTTGCTTGAGCGCACACTGGAACAAACCAATGAGCAAATTAG GTTAAACCGTTCAGCTAAATACAATCTGGAGATGGATCTGAAAGACAAGTTCACCGCCTTGACAATTGATAACTATTGTTCCAACTTGACAAACAATACACCTGATATAAGATATGCCAGAAATGTAGTGAAGGTTGAAGGAAA ctCTGTGAGCCCTGAAGACTGGGTAGATTTCTCGAATGTAAATGTTGAAAAGGCCGACAAGCAGAGGAACAACTCTTTGGCGCTCAGGGCCTTGATTGACCGAATCTTATCCCAGACAGCAAGTGACATGCGCAAGCAGTGCGAGACGGTGAACGTTGCTTTTAAGAACCGGGTGAAGGAGACAAAAGATGCAAAGAACAAACTGGAGATCCACCTTGCTAAG GTGATGGATGAGATTACGTCCCAGGAAAAGAACATTGCGGCCTTAAAGAAAGCTATCATCGATAAGGAAGGACCTGCGAAGGTGGCTCACACTCGTTTGGAGACGAGGACCCATCGTCCCAACGTGGAGCTGTGTCGTGATATGGTGCAATACCGGCTGATCAATGAGGTTCAGGAGATCACAAACAATATTCAGAG ACTAAAGGACACGTTGGCACAAGCTGAGGTGGAGCTGAAAGGTCTGAGCCGACGACAGCTTTCACTGGAGGAGGAGATCCAGGTGAAGGAGAACACCCTGTACATCGACGAAGTGCTGTGCATGCAGATGAGGGAGTCCATTTCCATTAACAACTTCTGA